In the genome of Pseudanabaena mucicola str. Chao 1806, the window GAGCAAGCGGTCATTCAGCTTACCAAAGGCATCCCGTTCATTCTGTTCCTGTGCATAGGTTTTGATTAGTGCCATACCGTTGAGATCTTCTTGGAGCAATGAACTGACCTTCGATAACTCTTCCTGCACATCTAACTGCTCATCGCGTAGCTGACCACTAAAGCGCTGTACGATCGCTAACATAATTGGATAAACCGAAATTGATAGCAAAGTTAGTAAAGGATCAATTGCCACCATTGCAGGCAGGGTCAGACCATAGACAAACACAGAGTTGATAATACTCAGTAATGCAAATCCCGTCAGACGACGAATATTTTCGACATCACTAGTGACAATACTGATCGTTTCCCCTGCGGAATTATTGGCAAAGTAGCTTGGGGGTAGCTTGAGTAAATGCTGGAAAATTTGCTGCTTGAGACTAAACTCAATTTTGCGACCAATACCAAAGATCCAGATTCGGGAGACCATGCGGATAATCCACATCAATGATGATAACCCTGCAATCAGCCAGACGTAGTTAATTAGGTGATGAAAATCACCAGCTTTAATCTTGCTAAGATCGTCAACTGCACCCCTTATTAGCGAAGGAATATATGTACCCAGAACATTTGCCAGTAGTAGGGCAACTGTGCCAATAGCTAAGTCACTCCAGTAAGGACGGAGATAGTTTTGAAGGTTTTGAAATTGCGATCGCGCCATAATATATCCATACTACTTTATTTTGGCAAAAGCCTTGCTAGCAAGCATTTGAGACAAATATGGGCGACACTTAGCGTCGCCCATGTTCAAAATACTGATAGCCCTAATTCAAGGTAGCATTTTTAAGCAAGGAGTTTGTCCACCGAAAGCAGGCAAACACCTTGCGATTAAGCATCGATGAATAGGTCTTCACCTTCCTGGGTGACAGCAAAGTTGGCGATATCAGTGGAAACTTTGCCCATCGAAACAATCTTCTTGGCAAAATCAGGTAAGGGAATACCAACAACAGAATCTACCCACTCGACATTTTTACCAGTGCAGATCTCGAACTTAGAGCCATGAAAAGGACAAGTAATGACACCATTTTCAAATTTACCCTTGGCTAAAGGTAGTCCAAAGTGAGGACATTTGTTGGCGATCGCGCAATGTTTGTCACCAACTTTTGCCACGATCACTGATTGACCATTAGCACTAGTTTTTAATACCTTGTCAGCACTGACATCTTTAGTGCTAGCAATTTTTACTTTAGCCATGACTAGATACTCCTGAGTATGAAAGATTTGTAAAGTTTTTTAAAATAACGCTCAAACAGATCATACAGGATTGAATGTTTTGAGTTGGAGTTACAACCTACACCTTTAGATACAAATAAAAAAAGCTAGGGGGCAAAGCCCCCTAGCTTTTTTTATTTGACTTTAAACTGCTAGGGCAGGTTCTTTAGCAGCAATTGTGGGGTAATCCAATTCAGGATAGAGAGGGAAACGATCGCATAGTGCTTGTACTCTCGCGATGCAATCCGATTGGACAGCATCACTTTCAGGATTGAGTAAGCGATCGGCGATAATATTGGCAATTTCGCGGAAGTCAGCCTCCTTGAGACCACGAGAGGTCATCGCAGGCGAGCCAAGACGCAAACCACTAGTAACAAAAGGTGATTCGGGATCAAACGGAACTGTGTTTTTATTAGCAGTGATATTGATACCGCTTACTAATAGGTCAGCTACCTTACCAGTCATGCCAATTGAACGGAGATCGACTAACAGCAAGTGGTTGTCAGTGCCATTAGAAACTAGTTTCAAACCACGTTCTTGTAATTGAGCAGCAAGGGCTTGGGAGTTAGCAATTACTTGTCCGCAGTAAGTTTTGAACTCAGGACGCAATGCTTCACCAAAGGCAACCGCTTTTGCGGCAATCACATGTTCGAGGGGACCACCTTGTGATCCAGGGAAAACTGACTTATCAAACTTTTTGCCGAGAGCAGCATCGCGAGTCATGATCAATCCGCCACGAGGACCGCGCAAAGTTTTGTGGGTAGTAGTAGTGACGACATCACAGTAGGGGATGGGGTTAGGGTGATGACCAGAAGCAACCAGCCCTGCAATATGGGCAATATCTGCCATAAGGTATGCACCGACTTCATCAGCGATCGCTCTAAATTTCGCAAAATCAATAATCCGAGGATAGGCGGAATAACCACAGATGATTAATTTGGGTTTGTGTTGCAATGCCAAATCTCGAATCAAATCAAAATCTAGCTGCTCAGTTTCTTTATTTAAGCCGTAATGGACTTTGTTAAACCACAACCCTGAGACGTTCACAGGTGAGCCATGAGTTAAATGTCCACCATGGGACAAGTCCATCCCCAAAAAGGTATCCCCTGGTTTGAGTAGGGTAAGAAATACAGCAAAGTTAGCCTGTGCGCCAGAGTGGGGCTGAACGTTTGCGTGGGCAGCGTCAAATAATTCTTTAATACGATCGATTGCGATCGACTCGATCTCATCGACAAATTCACAACCACCGTAATATCGTTTGGAGGGCAAACCTTCGGCATACTTATTGGTCAAAACTGATCCCTGCGCCGCCATCACTGCAAGGGAGGTAAAATTTTCACTAGCAATGAGTTCGATATTATTGCGCTGTCTCTCGATTTCTTTACCGATAAAGCTTGCGACAAGAGGATCGGATTCGGCAAGGAGGGAAAACAAATTGGTCATTTCTTCTGAGCTTCTGTGCTGTTTGTCTGAATGATTCGGTCTAAGGCGATGATGGGCTAGCATTAACAAAAATACCCAATTACACCCAGTTTATTTATGCTAACACGCGCAGATCTCAAGCGTGAACTGTCACATAAGATGCTAAGTAATGCACAAAATATAAAGCACCCGATCAGGTGCTTTATATTTTGTGTTCTTATTTATTTTTGCTCTTCGAGTCTAGCTTGTAGCAATGGGACATAGTTGGTGTAAACATGCCCCTGACCAAATTCTTCGTCATCTAATACCTTTTGATGGAAAGGGATCGTGGTCGGCACACCCGTAATTGCACATTCACGCAAAGCACGCTTCATCCGTAAAATCGCCGCAGGGCGATCGCTACCCCAGACAATTAACTTTGCAATTAGCGAATCATAATATGGTGGAATCACATAATCAGTGTAAACATGGGAATCCATGCGGACACCCGGTCCTCCTGGGGGTAAATATCCACTAATGCGCCCAGGGTTGGGACGGAAGTTATGATCGGGGTCTTCAGCATTGATTCGACATTCGATCGCATGACCGCGGATCTCTATATCCTTTTGATGGAATCGCAGCTTGTCGCCTTGGGCAACCCGCAACTGTTCGGCAATCAAGTCAATACCTGTAATCATCTCCGTCACAGGATGCTCAACTTGAATCCGAGTATTCATCTCCATGAAATAAAACTTGCCATATTTATCTAGCAAAAACTCAACCGTACCCACACCCACGTAATTAATTGCTTTGGCAGCCTTTACCGCCGCATCGCCCATTTTTTCGCGTAACTTTGGATTGACAGCACTACTAGGCGCTTCCTCTAATAACTTTTGGTGACGACGCTGGATCGAGCAGTCCCTCTCACCCAAATGCACCACGTTTCCATGCATATCAGCCAAGATTTGGATCTCAATATGGCGAGGATCTTCGATCACTTTTTCGATATATACACCACCATTACCAAAAGCCGCCTCCGCTTCACCTTGAGCAGCCCTTAGTAAACGTAGTAAATCATCAGGATTGTGAACCAGACGCATACCACGACCGCCACCACCTGCCGTAGCTTTGATCATCACAGGAAAACCGATATCATGGGCAATTTTTTCGGCTTGCTCCTCTGACTCAATTAAACCTTCACTCCCTGGAATAGTTGGCACACCAGCCTTCTGCATTGTCTTTTTGGCAGTAGACTTGTCACCCATTGAGCGAATCGAGTTGGGGCTGGGACCAACAAACAATAAGTTGTGATCGGCACAGATTTCTGCAAATCGAGCATTTTCTGACAAGAATCCATAGCCAGGATGAATGGCTGTAGCATTGTGTGTCAAGGCTGCCGAAATGATATTCGGGATATTAAGATAGCTTTTGCTGCTTGGAGAATCGCCAATGCAGACCGCTTCGTGGGCTAGCTGTACATGCAACGAATTGCGATCAACATCGGAATAAACAGCAACGGTGGGAATTCCTAGCTCTTCGCAAGTCCGAATAATTCGGAGAGCAATTTCACCTCGATTGGCAATCAGTAGTTTGGCGATTGGAGCCATGTTTCAGTTTCTTAATGAACAGTTGTTGATAATTGGTGCTTGGTAATCGGTATTTGGTAATAATTGGCTCTGATTTGGTGCACTTCAAATCCCGATTATGCTTTGTCTCATTGATTGTCGCTGTTGTTAGTAGTCGATGAATCAAGGCTTTTGAATTTTAACTTTTTTTGGACTGCTTATTTCAGGAGAATATCCAATGAAGTTGTAAAGGATCTTATGGATATACGCAAAATCACCGATAGTGCTAATCAAAATTTTGACTCTCTCAGATTTGATGAAGTGGTGCATCGCATCTAAGAGAGCCATTGTTTATTAGTAAGTAATTGCATCTAAATCAAAACTTCCCCATGTTGTAACTTAAATGTGAAAAACAGCAACATCTCTAGTTCGAGAGGTCTTAGCTTGTCTTTGGGGTAGAGGTGTTAGGCGTGTAGCAATTGGCTTAAGTACCTCTGGACGTGATGGTAAACCAGGGGCATAGGACTCAAGTACATGACCACTGCGAGTGCACATTATTAATAAATAGTCACAATCATCACATTGGGTTTTCACTTGGGTAAGGTATGGGAGATGGTGACGCTCAGCGATCGAACCACAATTGGGGCAGCGAATAGATTCAATCATTTTGAGTAGCTCCTTGGAGGTAATAGTAGTTTAAATTCTTGTTTATTAAAAAAATATAAACACTTTTAAGGCTTGGGGAATGAGCCTAATAGCCCTATATCATCTTGTTAACTTATTTAGCGATTGACAGGGAACCACTACTTTAACAATTTGATTTTTAGAGAAACTAGAAAGTTAATGAGATGGGTTGCAGATTTCAATAAAAGACAAATTTGCTAAAAGTTTGGTTTATTGGAGAATTTATTTTCAGATAATTATGTCATCGAATAATTTTTGAAATTAGAATAAACCATGTGATGATTATAAGCACAAAAAACGGGGATCATTACTATATAGGCGATCCCCGCTTTCAAAAGATATAGTAATCAAACTCTGAATCTTGCCTAGTAGCAAGGGATCAGTCGATGTTTAAAAAATGGTTAAGTATCAATTTCCCCATAAAATCATTATAAATCTTTACAGGTCTGCCGTCTCTATCCGAAATATCAATATTCTTAAAAGCTTATTGATTTTCTTAAACATTTCTTTACAATTGGTTGGTGATTAATACATTAATAGGAAATAATTCGCGTATTGGAGCCTAATTATACCTAGGTATAATGTAAAATTGTATATCACAAGTATGAATATTAGGCTCGCTAATTAATCTACTTAATAAAATTTGTGTGTTGTTATGTGCATTTATTGTAAAATTTGACCACGTCCTAGCCATAGCTCTAGTAGCAGGATGAGAAAGCCAATCATCGCTAAGCGCCCATTCCATACTTCAGCAGAAGGGGTCATGCCCCATTCCCAACGCTCTTGAGGATATAGTTTGGTGTTTTTTTGAGGTTGAATGGTTGCGGAGAATGGTATCTGGCGATCGCTTAAAGCTTTAATCACCACATCGGCTAAGGCTTGGATAAATGTGGGGTCAGTATCAGGCGCAGGTACACGCGCAAAGGTCTCAATGCCTGCTTGTTCAGCGATTTCACGATATTCCATATCGATTTCTTCGAGGGTTTCGATATGCTCTGATACAAAACTGATTGGTACTACTACTAGCTCTTTAATACCCTGTGTAGCCAATTCTTCGATCGCAACATCAGTGTAGGGCTGCAACCATTCAACGGGACCGACACGACTTTGGTATGCCAATTTGTAAGGATTTGGTCGATTTAGCTTTTGCATAATTAGCGCTGCACAAGCCTCTATTTCTTTTTGGTAAGGATCACCTGCTTCTTCGATATAACTAACTGGCACACCATGAGCACTAAAAAAGACATAGGCTTGGCTAGGATCTTTGACCTGATCGAGTTTGGTGGCGATCAAGTTTGCCATTGCCTGCAAATAGGCTGAATTTTCATACCAAGAGGGAATAACAGTATATTTGATTTTTTGCAATTCGGGATCGTTTTTCCAGATGCGATCAAGTAAGCGAAAGCTGGAACCTGTGGTACTAATCGAAAACTGTGGGTATAGCGGCAAGATTACTAATTCTTCGATTTTGTCGCGTTTAATTTGGGCGATCGCCTCCTCTGTAAATGGATGCCAATAACGCATTCCCACATAAACTTGAACATCAAGCCCATCTTGAACAAGCTGCAATCGCAGAGCTTGCGCTTGTTCCTCCGTAATGCGGCGTAAAGGAGAGCCACCACCAATTTTTTTATAGTTTTGCTGAGATTGCTTGGCGCGTAGGTTAGAAATGAGCCATGCTAAAGGAGCTTGCAGTAATGGCGATGGCAAGCGAATAATTTCTGGGTCAGAAAATAAGTTATACAAAAATGGACGGACATCCTCTAATTTGTCTGGTCCGCCGAGGTTCAGCAGTAAAACTCCTAATCGCCCCATATCAATCGCTATATCCTTTTGTACAATTTTATATACTGTGAGTTGTCTTTATGAGACCTTGATAAAAAGCGCTAAAAAACTTTGATCAACAGTCTTAATTTTTGGCTAGAAAGATTCAGTAGTGCGGGACGGCATACTAAATCTTTCTAGCACTTAAAACAATACATTTATTTGGGAGGCTAAAAACTAAATTATTGCTGCTAATGAGCATTACAGCCTATTGATGCTTTGATTAGTACAGAAATATTTTTGAAAATGGCGCGCAACGCCACTTTCAAAAATATTTCTGGGTTTTAAGTAAGCGTAAAGAGCTGTATGACAATTAGTCTAACTAGTTACAGCCAATAATACTAACTTGATTTTTTCAGGTTTTGTCTTTACCAATCTTTTACTAAATTCTACGATTCCTTTTGCTTTAAGCCACAATCAATTTAGGACAGCACTATAGAACCCATTTGGTATCTTAGGAAAGGAAGAAAAAAGAGAACCTGTCCACCAGCGTGGACAAAACAGCAAATATTAGATGGAGTAGAGAAACCATGAAGGCATTGCTCGAGCAGGGGAGAGCACAAGCCGAAAAAAAGCCAAAGTGGACAACCTTAATCATCGTCGATTCACACGCAACCAAAAACACTTGTAATGCAAGCGCTGATTCCAAAGGTTTCTACTACTACAGAGCTAGGGATGGCATCAAGAAAAATCTTGGTGTGGATTCTCTCGGTTTGTCATTCTTCACCCATTGCACCAAGACAAGTCTGCCCGATGATAAAGCTTTGATTGAATAGACATAACGCAAATTAGCATCACATCGTAATTTGCTAATCACATCCAGATGCAAATCCATGAACCCATTGACTCACTTGATTTTGCTGTAGAAGACATCAACGACTACATAACGGGCAGATTTCGGCAGATAAGAAGGATATGTGGCATGTGGCTTGGAGACGCTCCAAATAAGCTGTCAAGCTGTCTAGACGATAAACTTCAGGAACATTTCGTTAATTACGAGGCAATTGAGTTAAGCCCAGATTCTTGTTGCAAAGTATTTTTGAAGGGACTAGATTTTCCTATCTCTTTTACCAAGCAAGTTTTTAGAAACAAAAATCAGTCTACTGGAATCTTGTATTTACAGCGCTTTGCGCTCAAAATCAAACCAAGATATTTTTCTAAAAAGCTTGTAAAGCAATCCTTTCAGGAAATATCTTGTGGTTCGTTTGATCGAAAACTGCTGTAGCTTGAAGTAATCTCGACTTAAGCGCCGCTGACATCAACACAATCTATCAAAAACGATGGCAATTTGAAGAATTTCACAAGTCTTTGAAATCTAATCTTGTTATTGCTAAATCCCAAACTGGGATTGCTCATATTCACAAAAAACACATCTTTGCTTGCTTTTTTGCTTTTGTTAAGTGAGAGCGCATTCGGATCAAAACCAAACTCAACCATTTTGCTCTTAAGTCTAAACATTACTTCAAGGCTATTAGGGCTAGTTTCTCTCTTCTCCAAAAACTATCTATTCCTTCCACGTAACATCAGTTATAAATGAGATCGCCACAATCAAAAAGTTCAATCAAACCTTAACTCAACATAATTCATACAAATACCATGCGTCCAATTGAGCTAATTGTCGAAGGATTTACTAGTTTCCGTACTCGTCAAGTACTAGATTTTACAAGCCTTGACTTGTTTGCAATAACGGGCGCAACAGGTGCAGGCAAAACTTCGCTACTGGATGCGATTACCTTTGCGCTGTATGACAAGGTGGCAAATAAGCCCAATTCATCCAAAGAGTTAGTCAGCCAAGGAGCGACCCAGTTAAAAGTAGAATTTCGTTTCGAGATGCGCCAAATAGAATATCGGGTATTACGAACTTGGCGTAATCGTGGCAAAACCGATGAGAAGAAATTTCTGTTTGATCAATTAATTGATGGGGAATGGGAAAGATGCGATCGCGCTCAAAAAGTAGAAGAAATCGTTGGCATGGATTTCGAGACTTTTACCCGTGTGATCATTTTGCCGCAGGGACAGTTTGATGAATTTCTTAAAGGTGAGGCTGCGAAACGGCGTGAGATTTTGCGACAGTTAGCTGGCTTTCAAATCTTTGAGCAGATGCGTAAAGAGGCAAGCGATCGCACTAGTCGTTTTAAAGCCGAGCGTGAGGGTTTAGATAAAGTCCTTGAAGGGATGCAAGCACCAACTCAGGAGGAAGTAGAATCTCAACAATTAGAATTAGAGAATCTGGAAATTTTAATCCCTGACTTGGAACTGGAAGCAAAACAAAGTCAGAAAATCTTAGAAGCTGAAGAAAGACTCTTTGCTCAAATCCAGCAATATCGACAGCTTTCTCTAAAATTAGTGCAATTACAACAGGATGCATCGCAAATCAAAGTTTTAGAAAATCAATTGCGAAATGCTCAATTAGCAAATTCAATTATGGGAACTTGGACAGTTCTCCAGACTGTGCGTAAGCGTGTGGAACATGCGATT includes:
- the glyA gene encoding serine hydroxymethyltransferase, with the translated sequence MTNLFSLLAESDPLVASFIGKEIERQRNNIELIASENFTSLAVMAAQGSVLTNKYAEGLPSKRYYGGCEFVDEIESIAIDRIKELFDAAHANVQPHSGAQANFAVFLTLLKPGDTFLGMDLSHGGHLTHGSPVNVSGLWFNKVHYGLNKETEQLDFDLIRDLALQHKPKLIICGYSAYPRIIDFAKFRAIADEVGAYLMADIAHIAGLVASGHHPNPIPYCDVVTTTTHKTLRGPRGGLIMTRDAALGKKFDKSVFPGSQGGPLEHVIAAKAVAFGEALRPEFKTYCGQVIANSQALAAQLQERGLKLVSNGTDNHLLLVDLRSIGMTGKVADLLVSGINITANKNTVPFDPESPFVTSGLRLGSPAMTSRGLKEADFREIANIIADRLLNPESDAVQSDCIARVQALCDRFPLYPELDYPTIAAKEPALAV
- a CDS encoding Rieske (2Fe-2S) protein, giving the protein MAKVKIASTKDVSADKVLKTSANGQSVIVAKVGDKHCAIANKCPHFGLPLAKGKFENGVITCPFHGSKFEICTGKNVEWVDSVVGIPLPDFAKKIVSMGKVSTDIANFAVTQEGEDLFIDA
- the accC gene encoding acetyl-CoA carboxylase biotin carboxylase subunit, which translates into the protein MAPIAKLLIANRGEIALRIIRTCEELGIPTVAVYSDVDRNSLHVQLAHEAVCIGDSPSSKSYLNIPNIISAALTHNATAIHPGYGFLSENARFAEICADHNLLFVGPSPNSIRSMGDKSTAKKTMQKAGVPTIPGSEGLIESEEQAEKIAHDIGFPVMIKATAGGGGRGMRLVHNPDDLLRLLRAAQGEAEAAFGNGGVYIEKVIEDPRHIEIQILADMHGNVVHLGERDCSIQRRHQKLLEEAPSSAVNPKLREKMGDAAVKAAKAINYVGVGTVEFLLDKYGKFYFMEMNTRIQVEHPVTEMITGIDLIAEQLRVAQGDKLRFHQKDIEIRGHAIECRINAEDPDHNFRPNPGRISGYLPPGGPGVRMDSHVYTDYVIPPYYDSLIAKLIVWGSDRPAAILRMKRALRECAITGVPTTIPFHQKVLDDEEFGQGHVYTNYVPLLQARLEEQK
- the hemH gene encoding ferrochelatase, producing the protein MGRLGVLLLNLGGPDKLEDVRPFLYNLFSDPEIIRLPSPLLQAPLAWLISNLRAKQSQQNYKKIGGGSPLRRITEEQAQALRLQLVQDGLDVQVYVGMRYWHPFTEEAIAQIKRDKIEELVILPLYPQFSISTTGSSFRLLDRIWKNDPELQKIKYTVIPSWYENSAYLQAMANLIATKLDQVKDPSQAYVFFSAHGVPVSYIEEAGDPYQKEIEACAALIMQKLNRPNPYKLAYQSRVGPVEWLQPYTDVAIEELATQGIKELVVVPISFVSEHIETLEEIDMEYREIAEQAGIETFARVPAPDTDPTFIQALADVVIKALSDRQIPFSATIQPQKNTKLYPQERWEWGMTPSAEVWNGRLAMIGFLILLLELWLGRGQILQ